In bacterium, the DNA window GGGCAGGGCCGCGGCGGAAAAATCGTCAATGTGGCTTCCATGCTGTCGTTTCAGGGCGGCATCCGGGTGCCGTCGTACACATCGTCTAAAAGTGCGGTGATGGGACTGACCCGGCTTATGGCCAACGAACTGGCGCCTCATCACATCAATGTCAACGCCGTGGCGCCGGGTTATATGGCCACGGACAACACCGCTCCACTGCGCCAGGACAGCCAGCGCAGCTCTGAAATTCTCGCACGCATTCCCGCGCAACGCTGGGGCACGCCTGAAGATTTGCAGGGCGCTGTGGTGTTCCTCAGTTCCAGCGCCAGCGACTATGTGAACGGCTATACCCTGGCAGTGGACGGCGGCTGGCTGAGCCGCTAGCCGGCGCCGTCTGCGGATTCCGCCGAACGTATGATGCTGTCGACCTCATTTGGAGCGCGGATGTTGGATCCGCGAAGATCATGAAACGAATCATCATCGGCATACACGGACTGGGGAATAAGCCTCCCGCGTCCCTGTATCGATCGTGGTGGCGCAAAAGCCTGTATGAGGGATTCAGCCGCATCGGACATCCGCGCCGCCATCTGCCCTTTGAGCTCGTTTACTGGGCGGACATTTTGCACCCCGTGCCTCTGGATCCATCCGTCAAGGATCCGGACGATAAACGTTTTCTGGATGAACCCTATCTGATCGCCACCGGGGCTTCTACCGTCAAACAGTCGATCATGCGCAAGAAATTGCTGCATCTTTTCGACAAGCAGTTGGACCGCTTAAAGCTGGACGGAGAAGGCAATATCATCTGGAAGCATATCACCGATCTGATCATCCAGCGCTATTTTTTCGAGTTGGACAGCTATTACCGGAATTCCTGGACATCTCCGTTGGAGGGGCCTCAACCTGTGCGCGACTGCATCCGCAGCCGTTTGGCAGAGGTACTGCGCCGCTGCCAGGATAAAGAGATCCTGCTCATTGCTCATTCCATGGGCGCGATCATCGCTTATGATGTGCTGGCGCACACGGTTCCGGAGGTGCGCGTGCAGCAATTGGTTACCATCGGCGCGCCGCTGGGCGTGCCGGTGGTGGTGCAGAAAATCCGCAACGAGTGGGGTTTGAGCGCTGGAATGCCGCCGACGCCCGATGCCGTTGTCGAACGCTGGTACAACCTGGCTGATCTGGAGGACAAGGTGGCGTTCGACTATCAACTCGCCGACGATTACCGGCCGAACCGTCATCAGGTGGCGCCGCTGGATGTGCAGGTGGTCAACGACTATGTCATCCAACGAAAACGGAATCCGCACAAGGATTTCGGCTATCTGCGCACGCGCGAACTGGCGACGATCTGTTTTAACTTTATCAGCCGCGGGAGTACTGCCGGCCGGATTCGCCGGCTCGACCTGCAGTATCGGTTGTGGGAACAACTGCTTCGATGGGCAAAAGGATCTCCGTCAAATTCTTGAACCGTTTCCGCATTCGCCTGGTAACGGATCACGGCGGATCGGCCATTCCAAGAAAAGGTAAGTCTTTTGTTTTTTCTCATCGCGTTTATCGCTGCCTTCGGCTATGCCTTGCAATTGACGCTGATGGCTGACTTTTACCGGCGCATGGATACGCTCTCCGCTGTGGCCTACCGTGGCTTGTCCTTAGGATTGACCATGGCGCCGTTGCTGGTTTGGGCGCCCCTGGAGCAGTATGCCCGTCTCTGTTCCGCGTGGCCGGTGCTGCTTCTCCTGTTCATCCTCACCGCCTGCGGCGACTGGGCCATCGCCGATGTGGTTCGTTTTCTGCCCGTTTGCGTCGGCACCGCCATGGCCAACAGTCTGATCGCCATTGTCACCGCTGTTGGGGGATTCGTTTTTTTTAAAGAGGCGCTGCAAACCGGCCAGGTGGTGATGATGACGCTGATCATTCTCGCCGTATTGCTCTTAGGATTGACGCGGTCCACGGGGACACTGCCGCCGGAGTACAACCTTCGCCGGGGCGTTATCAGCGCCGGCCTGACCGGGCTGTTGTTGGGAGGCGGGTTTTCCGCAATGGGCGCGCTGTCGCGCAGTTTTCATCCGTTTTTGGTCGGCTATATCTGGGAACTGGGCACCGGCCTGATGGCGGTTATTCTCCTCTCTTTTCGTTCCAGAATGAATCGTCCGGGATTGGCGCGATTGCAGCCGAAAGAGTTCGCCAGGCTCGCGCTGGCCTGTTCTCCCACCCTTATCGGCACCGGCCTGTATGCGCTCTCCATGTCCATGGGACCCATGGGATTGGCCACAGCGATCATCGCCACGCAGATGGTGTTCACCACCCTGTTGGCTTGGATGTTGTATCACGAAAAATTAACCTGGCTGCAATGGGCCATCCTGCTGGTGATCTGCGGCTTGGTGATGGGACTCAAGATCGTCAGCGGCTAGGACTGTGCGGTGCAGCGTAGGAGTTTCCGGTTTCGGTGAAGGGAGGAGTGGTTGTGAGCCGGCTGTTGGTAGTTCAGGCTCCGAGCCACACCCAGGCGGCACAGGCTGTGCAGATCAGCAGTTGGGCCAGGCTTTCGTGGAGCCACAGGGGCTTGAGCTCATGGAACCAGCACGGGTGCAAATGGACAAAGAGGGGGATGATAAGCAGGAGAAGTGCGTGCCAACCGCCGGCTATGGCGCCCGCTGCAGCGATGGTGCGGATGATGATGCCCGGCCAACGTTGGCGCTGGTTGGGGAATTCCGCGATGCGAACCCCACCCATTCTTTGGATCACCAGCTTTTCCGCATAGAACAGCAGCACCGAGCCGGCGAAACCGGCCACGATCAAGGCGTTGGCGCTGATCAACCTGCGGCGGTTCACATACAGGCCGGGCATGACCGCGTCGGGCACTGTTTGCGTCAACCAGTATGCAGCCAGGCCGATGAAAAAAATATGGAGCGCTTGATCAGCGAGAAAATGTCGGAAGCTATCGCCGGCTGGCAGCCGGGTCATCTTTACTTTGAGGTGGTCCAGCAGCAGATGGGTGACCGACAGCAGCAAGATGGTCGCCCAGACAACGGATTGGGATAGAAAGGGCGAAAGGATGATGAGGGCGACTGCAGCAAAAACGGCCACGTGCACCACAACCCCCATCATCGATTTTTTTTTCAGCCGGAAGATGGCATCATTTTGCAGCGGAAAATCTCCCACCACATGCGCCAACAACAGCAGGTAAAAAAAATTCATGCCCAACCCGGGTGGGATTATTCTTTAACAACCCACACTTTGAGATGCGCAGTGACTTCCGGATGGAGTTTCACCGGCACATCGTACACCCCCAACGCCTTGATCGGTTCGTCCAACAGGATTTTTTTCTTGTCGATGTCATGGCCGATCTCTTTAAGCAGGTCGGCGATGTTTTGACTGGTGACCGAGCCGAACAGTTTTTCCTCTTCACCTACCTGCACTGCGGCGGTGACGGAGACCTGGGAGAGCTTGTCCGCCAGCTCCTGGGCTTCCTGTTGCCCCTTGAGCATCTTTTTAGCCTGCGCTTTGAGTTCCTGCTGGAACGCCCGCATATTGCCGTCGCTGGCGAGAACGGCAAAGCCCTGCGGGATCAGATAATTGCGGGCATAGCCGTTTTTCACTTCCACAACGTCCCCAGGCTGTCCCACTTTATGCACTTCTTTTTTCAATATAATTTTCATCGTTCATTTCCTGAGTTATTTGGTCAAATCCGAGACGTAGGGAATTAGAGCCAATTCGCGGGCGACTTTGATGGCGTTGACCAAAAGTCGCTGATGTTTCGCGCAGGTGCCCGAAGTGCGCCGAGGGATGATTTTACCCTGTTCGGTGGTAAAGCGCATCAGCTTTTTTTCGTCTTTATAGTCGATGTGCTCGATTTTTTCTTCGCAAAATCGACAAATCCGTTTTTTCTT includes these proteins:
- a CDS encoding DMT family transporter; protein product: MFFLIAFIAAFGYALQLTLMADFYRRMDTLSAVAYRGLSLGLTMAPLLVWAPLEQYARLCSAWPVLLLLFILTACGDWAIADVVRFLPVCVGTAMANSLIAIVTAVGGFVFFKEALQTGQVVMMTLIILAVLLLGLTRSTGTLPPEYNLRRGVISAGLTGLLLGGGFSAMGALSRSFHPFLVGYIWELGTGLMAVILLSFRSRMNRPGLARLQPKEFARLALACSPTLIGTGLYALSMSMGPMGLATAIIATQMVFTTLLAWMLYHEKLTWLQWAILLVICGLVMGLKIVSG
- a CDS encoding DUF3307 domain-containing protein; translated protein: MNFFYLLLLAHVVGDFPLQNDAIFRLKKKSMMGVVVHVAVFAAVALIILSPFLSQSVVWATILLLSVTHLLLDHLKVKMTRLPAGDSFRHFLADQALHIFFIGLAAYWLTQTVPDAVMPGLYVNRRRLISANALIVAGFAGSVLLFYAEKLVIQRMGGVRIAEFPNQRQRWPGIIIRTIAAAGAIAGGWHALLLLIIPLFVHLHPCWFHELKPLWLHESLAQLLICTACAAWVWLGA
- a CDS encoding 50S ribosomal protein L9, encoding MKIILKKEVHKVGQPGDVVEVKNGYARNYLIPQGFAVLASDGNMRAFQQELKAQAKKMLKGQQEAQELADKLSQVSVTAAVQVGEEEKLFGSVTSQNIADLLKEIGHDIDKKKILLDEPIKALGVYDVPVKLHPEVTAHLKVWVVKE
- a CDS encoding 30S ribosomal protein S18 produces the protein MLKKKRICRFCEEKIEHIDYKDEKKLMRFTTEQGKIIPRRTSGTCAKHQRLLVNAIKVARELALIPYVSDLTK